In Chryseobacterium salivictor, the DNA window ATTTTGTTATTTATACAACCGGAAGTTCTCCGAAGTCTTTAAAAATGATTCAAAATCTCGGTCATAAAATTGTAGAGCCGGTTCCGTCTTTATTTACTTTTAATATTAAAAATGAAACATTGAAAGATTTAATGGGAACGAGTTTTCCTCATGCAGAAGTCGCTATTCCCCAGTTAAAAATGGATGAATCCGGCCCGATGTTAATTACTCATTGGGGACTTTCCGGTCCGGCCATTTTAAAACTTTCGGCGTGGAAGGCGCGAGAACTTGCCAATTTAAAATATCAGTTTGAAATCGTTGTCAATTTTTTAGGAATCGATTTAGAATCTGCCGGGGAAACTTTTAAAAACTTTCGCCAGGAACATCCTAAAAAAACCGTTGGAAGTTCGAAAATATTTGATATTAGCACCCGTTTTTGGCATCGTATTCTTTGGTTGTCGAAAGTAGATTTAGATAAAAATATTTCTAACATTTCTGGTCAGGAACTGCTGAAAATCCTGCAAAATCTTTGTGAGAATAAAATGAAAGTCAATGGAAAGTCAACATACAAAGATGAATTCGTGACAGCAGGTGGAATTGATTTAAAAGAAATCGATTTTAAAACCATGAAATCTAAACTGCTTCCTCACTTTTATATCGCCGGAGAAGTCTTAAATATCGATGCAGTTACCGGCGGATTTAACTTTCAGGCGTGCTGGAGTGAGGCTTGGCTGATCGCCCAAGATTTAAACTCCCAGCCATTTTAAAATCGGATAAAATCAGGTGTCTGTAAACATTAATTTTATTAAATTTGAACAAATTAAAATATAGAATGAAAAACATATTTGCTTTTGTCTTATTTCTTATCATGTTGACTTCCTGCCAAACCCGCGTGGTA includes these proteins:
- a CDS encoding BaiN/RdsA family NAD(P)/FAD-dependent oxidoreductase — its product is MTKKKIIIIGGGAAGFFCAANLDETQFDVIILEQNSDVLQKVKISGGGRCNVSHACFDPKELVQFYPRGNKELLSVFHKFQPGDTMEWFEKRNVSLKIENDNRIFPESNSSQTVIDTLVDEISHKNFQIHSKSVVLEIAQKENQYLITTSTNSYLADFVIYTTGSSPKSLKMIQNLGHKIVEPVPSLFTFNIKNETLKDLMGTSFPHAEVAIPQLKMDESGPMLITHWGLSGPAILKLSAWKARELANLKYQFEIVVNFLGIDLESAGETFKNFRQEHPKKTVGSSKIFDISTRFWHRILWLSKVDLDKNISNISGQELLKILQNLCENKMKVNGKSTYKDEFVTAGGIDLKEIDFKTMKSKLLPHFYIAGEVLNIDAVTGGFNFQACWSEAWLIAQDLNSQPF